A DNA window from Halomicrobium mukohataei DSM 12286 contains the following coding sequences:
- a CDS encoding bifunctional methylenetetrahydrofolate dehydrogenase/methenyltetrahydrofolate cyclohydrolase produces MTEIIDGNEVAQEIRDGLGDAIATLEDAGVTPALATVLMSDDPASETYVSMKQDDCEEVGIEALDIEISPDADAQELYDTIDELNGDEAVNGVLVQMPVPDHVDDRAVLRNIDPAKDVDGFHPENVGRLVAGNARFKPCTPHGIQKLLDAAGVDPEGKDAVVVGRSEIVGKPMANLLLQKDEGGNATVTVCHSRTDDMAAKTRDADIVIAAAGVPELIDGEMLTEGTTVIDVGVNRVETDTEKGYELVGDVDFESAKAKASAITPVPGGVGPMTRAMLLYNTVKATAQQHGVDVDLP; encoded by the coding sequence ATGACCGAAATTATCGACGGCAACGAGGTCGCCCAGGAGATCCGGGACGGCCTCGGCGACGCGATCGCGACGCTGGAGGACGCGGGCGTCACGCCCGCGCTGGCGACGGTGTTGATGAGCGACGACCCCGCCAGCGAGACGTACGTCTCGATGAAGCAAGACGACTGCGAGGAGGTGGGCATCGAGGCGCTGGACATCGAGATCTCGCCCGACGCCGACGCCCAGGAGCTGTACGACACGATCGACGAGCTCAACGGCGACGAGGCGGTCAACGGCGTTCTCGTCCAGATGCCGGTCCCGGACCACGTGGACGATCGAGCGGTCCTGCGAAACATCGACCCCGCCAAGGACGTGGACGGCTTCCACCCGGAAAACGTCGGCCGCCTCGTGGCCGGGAACGCACGCTTCAAGCCGTGTACGCCCCACGGTATCCAGAAGCTCCTCGATGCGGCCGGCGTCGATCCCGAGGGCAAAGACGCCGTCGTCGTCGGCCGCTCGGAGATCGTCGGCAAGCCGATGGCGAACCTCCTGCTTCAGAAAGACGAGGGCGGCAACGCCACGGTGACGGTGTGTCACTCCCGGACCGACGACATGGCGGCCAAGACCCGCGACGCGGACATCGTGATCGCCGCGGCGGGCGTGCCGGAGCTGATCGACGGCGAGATGCTCACCGAGGGGACGACGGTGATCGACGTGGGCGTCAACCGCGTCGAGACCGACACCGAGAAGGGGTACGAGCTGGTCGGCGACGTGGACTTCGAGAGCGCGAAAGCGAAGGCGAGCGCGATCACGCCGGTCCCCGGCGGCGTCGGCCCCATGACGCGTGCGATGTTGCTGTACAACACCGTGAAGGCGACGGCCCAGCAACACGGCGTCGACGTGGACCTCCCCTGA